Proteins from one Sulfurovum sp. TSL1 genomic window:
- a CDS encoding lipopolysaccharide biosynthesis protein, which translates to MKNFNSNIFWSILSQFANYGLSLIFTIFLARMVLPYEYGIVNQAQTITAFFIIFADGGIVWSIVREKYIRHEAVINLSWVNVSLGLMLWILTWISAPYVSSFYQTPEVEDVLKALGFVFVLTGLSTPFLMWMKRELEFKKITIINLLSTTIGGVSAIAAAYFDYGYWSLVILALVKAFVQCILLIMMAKMPIGLYQFKTPIKPMMHFGVGLIGFGIVNYFARNLDNVLIGKFVGAVELALYTKAYFLMFLPSMLITGALTGLMVSVLAKVQDDPDKFQEVYANVLRMIFVVTLPITGYFLLFPEDPILLFYGPNWEGSVQLLQILSIAAITQPLYNTMGWVYTAIGKSKEMFHWGVVSSIILSVAFLVGVQWGAIGVAISYSIVMGLIFVYVGLRKAHEAADIHVKESFAPLLPILGSGVLTFILVKSMDIYLSLENSYLIILLKATTVLCLYITFLYVIYKNKLKNLIIFTKDSK; encoded by the coding sequence ATGAAAAACTTTAATTCAAATATTTTCTGGTCTATATTATCACAATTTGCAAACTATGGGCTATCTCTAATCTTTACCATTTTTCTTGCCCGTATGGTTTTGCCTTATGAATATGGAATCGTAAATCAAGCACAGACTATTACAGCTTTTTTTATCATTTTTGCAGATGGTGGGATAGTGTGGTCTATTGTAAGGGAAAAGTACATTAGGCATGAAGCAGTGATTAACCTATCATGGGTCAATGTATCGCTCGGATTGATGTTGTGGATATTGACCTGGATTAGTGCACCTTATGTCAGTAGTTTTTATCAGACACCGGAAGTAGAAGACGTTTTGAAAGCACTGGGATTTGTCTTTGTGCTTACTGGACTATCTACACCATTTCTGATGTGGATGAAAAGAGAGTTAGAGTTTAAAAAAATCACTATTATCAATCTTTTATCCACAACTATCGGTGGGGTATCTGCGATAGCCGCAGCATATTTTGACTATGGATATTGGTCCTTGGTTATTCTGGCACTTGTTAAAGCATTTGTCCAGTGTATTTTACTAATCATGATGGCAAAAATGCCGATAGGGTTATATCAGTTTAAAACACCGATAAAACCAATGATGCATTTTGGTGTTGGACTTATTGGTTTCGGTATAGTGAATTATTTTGCAAGAAACCTCGATAATGTATTGATCGGGAAGTTTGTTGGAGCAGTAGAATTGGCACTTTATACCAAAGCCTACTTTCTGATGTTTTTGCCGAGTATGTTGATCACCGGTGCACTTACAGGGTTAATGGTATCCGTATTAGCCAAAGTACAGGATGATCCTGACAAATTTCAAGAAGTTTATGCCAATGTTTTACGTATGATCTTTGTGGTTACGCTTCCTATCACTGGTTATTTTTTATTGTTCCCTGAAGATCCTATATTACTTTTTTATGGTCCGAACTGGGAAGGAAGTGTTCAATTATTGCAAATATTGTCTATCGCAGCGATAACACAACCTTTATATAACACTATGGGTTGGGTTTATACTGCGATTGGGAAAAGCAAGGAGATGTTTCATTGGGGAGTGGTTTCCTCTATTATTTTGAGTGTTGCTTTCTTAGTGGGAGTTCAATGGGGAGCAATAGGTGTTGCAATATCATATTCGATCGTGATGGGATTGATTTTTGTATACGTAGGACTGAGAAAAGCACATGAAGCAGCTGATATTCATGTGAAAGAAAGTTTTGCACCTCTTTTGCCGATACTAGGTTCCGGAGTTCTTACTTTCATACTTGTTAAAAGTATGGATATATATTTGAGTTTAGAGAATAGCTATTTAATTATCCTTTTGAAAGCGACAACAGTACTTTGTCTGTATATTACTTTTTTATATGTGATTTACAAAAACAAGTTAAAAAATTTAATTATATTCACCAAGGACTCTAAATGA
- a CDS encoding SDR family oxidoreductase, with protein sequence MTAFEQLLENFKTEQKTWLVTGNAGFIGSNLAEFLLKHNQKVVGLDNFSTGYQHNIDDVLGQVGEEAAKNFTFIEGDIADFDTCVKVCEGVDIVLHQAALGSVPRSIDDPVTSNRSNVTGFLNMLTAAKDAGIKRFVYASSSSVYGDSQELPKVEERTGNLLSPYAAMKMTNELYAGVFKRTYGMETLGLRYFNVFGRRQDPNGAYAAVIPKWVGSLLEGEDVYINGDGETSRDFTYIDNVIQMNLLAGTTDNTEAFGEAFNVAVGGRNTLNELYALINKELNAHISSFTEKEAIYRDFRAGDIRHSNANISKAQNFVGYAPTHDIYQGMEEAIEWYIDSIGRNSK encoded by the coding sequence ATGACTGCATTTGAACAATTATTAGAAAATTTTAAAACAGAACAGAAAACATGGCTTGTCACTGGTAATGCCGGTTTCATCGGTTCGAATTTAGCAGAGTTCTTACTCAAACATAACCAAAAGGTAGTGGGGTTAGATAACTTTTCTACAGGGTATCAGCATAATATCGATGATGTATTGGGTCAGGTAGGTGAAGAGGCTGCGAAGAACTTTACTTTCATCGAAGGTGACATCGCTGATTTTGACACCTGCGTAAAGGTATGTGAAGGAGTGGACATCGTTTTACATCAAGCAGCCCTTGGTTCTGTACCACGCTCTATCGATGATCCTGTGACTTCCAACCGCTCCAATGTGACGGGCTTTCTCAATATGCTCACCGCAGCCAAAGATGCAGGCATCAAGCGTTTTGTCTATGCATCTTCAAGTTCTGTCTACGGTGATTCACAGGAACTTCCCAAAGTAGAGGAACGTACGGGTAATCTTCTCTCCCCGTATGCAGCGATGAAAATGACCAATGAACTTTACGCAGGTGTATTTAAACGTACTTATGGGATGGAGACACTGGGGCTTCGCTATTTCAATGTGTTTGGACGTCGTCAAGACCCAAATGGTGCTTATGCTGCGGTCATCCCTAAGTGGGTTGGTTCGCTTCTTGAAGGTGAAGATGTGTACATCAACGGTGATGGAGAAACCAGCCGTGACTTCACCTACATAGACAACGTAATACAGATGAACCTCCTTGCAGGAACCACAGACAACACAGAAGCATTCGGTGAAGCGTTCAACGTTGCAGTAGGCGGAAGAAACACACTTAACGAACTTTATGCACTTATCAACAAAGAATTAAATGCTCACATATCTTCTTTTACTGAAAAAGAAGCCATTTACCGTGATTTTAGAGCAGGGGATATTCGTCACTCCAATGCCAACATTTCAAAAGCACAGAACTTTGTAGGGTATGCTCCAACACATGATATCTATCAGGGGATGGAAGAGGCTATCGAGTGGTATATAGACAGTATTGGAAGAAATAGTAAATAA